In Prescottella soli, a genomic segment contains:
- a CDS encoding dienelactone hydrolase family protein: MSTETKFAVDGVHLSGSLTDPAGDLPVVVFAHGSGSGRFSPRNRFVAELLQDVGLGTLLFDLLAPDEEGDRRLVFDIPLLSARLTEVTTLLRERAPSIAYFGASTGAAAALHAAAARDADIAAIVSRGGRPDLAGSRLSAVQAPTLLLVGSLDTTVIELNRQAAKLLECEHELVIVPGATHLFEEPGTLDVVADHARDWFVAHGRRS; encoded by the coding sequence GTGAGCACCGAGACGAAGTTCGCGGTCGACGGCGTCCACCTGTCGGGCTCGCTGACCGACCCGGCCGGCGACCTGCCGGTGGTCGTGTTCGCGCACGGCAGCGGCAGCGGCCGGTTCAGTCCGCGCAACCGCTTCGTGGCCGAACTCCTGCAGGACGTCGGACTGGGCACGCTGCTGTTCGACCTGCTCGCCCCTGACGAGGAGGGGGACCGCCGGCTGGTGTTCGACATCCCGCTGCTGTCGGCGCGGCTCACTGAGGTCACCACGCTGCTGCGGGAGCGGGCGCCGTCGATCGCATACTTCGGGGCGAGCACCGGCGCCGCCGCGGCCCTGCACGCGGCCGCCGCGCGCGACGCCGACATCGCAGCGATCGTCTCCCGCGGCGGGCGCCCCGACCTGGCCGGGTCGCGGCTGTCGGCGGTGCAGGCGCCGACGCTGCTGCTCGTCGGCTCCCTCGACACCACGGTGATCGAACTGAACCGGCAGGCCGCGAAGCTGCTCGAGTGCGAGCACGAGCTGGTGATCGTCCCGGGCGCGACGCACCTGTTCGAGGAGCCGGGCACCCTCGACGTCGTCGCCGATCACGCCCGCGACTGGTTCGTCGCACACGGGCGGCGGTCGTGA
- a CDS encoding ABC transporter ATP-binding protein: protein MSTGTTPARETLGGPPDEPTPLLELAGVRAGYGPIEVLHGVDLALQPGTVMALLGPNGGGKTSTLKICSGILPVTDGELRMAGRCVNGAEASELAKLGVCSIPEGRGIFANLTVHENLWVATGTGSNLAKLEEVAYTRFPILGKRKNQLAGSMSGGEQQMLALSRALGTDPTLLLLDELSMGLAPRIVSQMYDIVGQLVEEGLTILVAEQFARAVLPIADRAALMLHGRVVRVGAPDEIENDLSNSYLGG from the coding sequence ATGTCGACCGGGACCACCCCCGCGAGGGAAACGCTCGGCGGGCCGCCGGACGAGCCCACCCCGCTGCTCGAATTGGCCGGAGTCCGAGCGGGTTACGGCCCCATCGAGGTCCTACACGGTGTGGATCTGGCGCTGCAGCCGGGCACGGTGATGGCCCTGCTCGGGCCTAACGGCGGCGGCAAGACCAGCACGCTGAAGATCTGCTCCGGCATCCTGCCGGTCACCGACGGCGAGCTGCGGATGGCCGGCCGGTGCGTCAACGGCGCCGAGGCGTCGGAGCTGGCGAAGCTCGGCGTGTGCTCGATCCCCGAGGGACGCGGCATCTTCGCCAACCTCACGGTGCACGAGAACCTGTGGGTCGCTACCGGAACGGGATCGAACCTCGCCAAGCTCGAGGAAGTCGCCTACACCCGGTTCCCGATCCTCGGCAAACGCAAGAACCAGCTCGCGGGCTCGATGTCCGGTGGCGAGCAGCAGATGCTGGCGCTGTCCCGGGCCCTCGGCACCGACCCGACCCTGCTGCTGCTCGACGAGCTGTCGATGGGTCTGGCGCCGCGCATCGTCTCCCAGATGTACGACATCGTCGGCCAATTGGTCGAGGAGGGTCTGACCATCCTGGTGGCCGAGCAGTTCGCGCGCGCCGTGCTGCCGATCGCCGATCGTGCGGCGCTCATGCTCCACGGACGAGTGGTCCGCGTCGGAGCGCCCGACGAAATCGAGAACGACCTTTCCAACAGCTACCTAGGAGGATGA
- a CDS encoding inorganic phosphate transporter: MTAELVVLLVVVVTALAFDFTNGFHDTGNAMATSIATGALRPKVAVALSATLNLIGAFLSVEVAATVAKGVVNLGTVSGEALLLIVFAGLVGGILWNLATWLFGLPSSSSHALFGGLIGAAIASIGMNGVEWGGVLGKVIIPALLAPVVAALVATVGTKLIYRITRDIPDDTKSKGFRIGQVGTASLVSLAHGTNDAQKTMGVIFLALVAHGSISADAEMPFWVKLSCAVAIALGTYLGGWRIIRTLGKGLVEISAPQGMAAESSSAAIILTSSHLGLPLSTTHVATGSIMGTGLGRKGAEVRWGVAGRMAVAWLITLPSAGIVGAVCWALAHMIGGLPGVLVVFALLVVLSGLMFMRSRREPIDPSNVNDEWDGGLAPAAGNAPVAPTAGAGVEVDADQTTTATTTSAT; the protein is encoded by the coding sequence GTGACCGCAGAGCTCGTCGTTCTCTTGGTAGTGGTCGTCACTGCCCTCGCTTTCGATTTCACGAACGGCTTCCACGACACCGGGAACGCGATGGCCACCTCCATCGCCACCGGCGCCCTCCGACCGAAGGTCGCAGTGGCACTCTCTGCAACCCTCAACCTGATCGGCGCTTTCCTCTCCGTCGAGGTCGCTGCGACCGTCGCGAAGGGCGTGGTCAACCTCGGGACCGTCAGCGGCGAAGCCCTGCTGCTGATCGTTTTCGCCGGCTTGGTGGGCGGCATTCTGTGGAATCTCGCGACGTGGCTGTTCGGCTTGCCGTCCAGCTCGTCGCACGCACTCTTCGGCGGCCTGATCGGCGCCGCGATCGCCTCGATCGGCATGAACGGTGTCGAGTGGGGCGGCGTGCTCGGCAAGGTGATCATCCCCGCGCTGCTGGCCCCCGTGGTCGCCGCGCTGGTCGCGACCGTCGGCACCAAGCTGATCTACCGCATCACCCGGGACATTCCCGACGACACCAAGAGCAAGGGCTTCCGCATCGGCCAGGTCGGCACCGCGTCGCTCGTCTCCCTCGCCCACGGCACCAACGACGCCCAGAAGACGATGGGCGTGATCTTCCTGGCGCTCGTCGCTCACGGATCGATCTCCGCGGACGCCGAGATGCCGTTCTGGGTCAAGCTCAGCTGCGCCGTCGCGATCGCACTCGGCACCTATCTCGGTGGTTGGCGCATCATCCGCACGCTCGGCAAGGGCCTCGTCGAGATCTCCGCGCCGCAGGGCATGGCCGCCGAGTCGTCGTCGGCCGCGATCATCCTGACCTCGAGCCACCTGGGCCTGCCGCTGTCGACCACGCACGTCGCGACCGGATCGATCATGGGCACCGGCCTGGGCCGGAAAGGCGCCGAGGTCCGCTGGGGCGTGGCCGGCCGCATGGCCGTCGCCTGGCTGATCACGCTGCCCTCGGCGGGCATCGTCGGCGCCGTCTGCTGGGCGCTGGCCCACATGATCGGCGGACTGCCCGGCGTCCTCGTGGTGTTCGCCCTGCTGGTGGTGTTGTCCGGCCTCATGTTCATGCGTTCACGCCGCGAGCCGATCGACCCGAGCAACGTCAACGACGAGTGGGACGGCGGCCTGGCACCCGCGGCGGGGAACGCTCCCGTCGCCCCGACCGCCGGAGCCGGCGTCGAGGTCGACGCAGACCAGACCACCACCGCCACCACGACCAGCGCCACCTGA
- a CDS encoding DUF3349 domain-containing protein: protein MIASVNSKYSLRSVLDWLRAGYPEGIPTKDHFALLAVLGRRLTDEEIGQIVDLSIATAHEHPDRHVDYDALKSIIAGVIHEEPTEEDITRVTERLVAGGWPVVGDDTYAVAGDYQEAPDAQS, encoded by the coding sequence GTGATCGCATCCGTGAACAGCAAGTATTCGCTCCGTTCGGTACTCGATTGGCTCCGCGCCGGCTACCCGGAGGGAATTCCGACCAAGGACCACTTCGCCCTGCTCGCCGTGCTCGGACGTCGACTGACCGACGAGGAGATCGGCCAGATCGTGGACCTGTCCATCGCGACCGCACACGAGCATCCGGATCGGCACGTCGACTACGACGCGCTCAAGAGCATCATCGCGGGGGTCATCCACGAGGAACCCACCGAGGAGGACATCACCCGGGTCACCGAACGGCTCGTCGCGGGCGGGTGGCCCGTCGTCGGCGACGACACCTACGCAGTTGCCGGTGACTACCAGGAAGCCCCGGACGCCCAGAGCTGA
- a CDS encoding ABC transporter substrate-binding protein: MKRNKTAKLVVALAATAALVSACGGDRGGDAVVPGTGSSDAQASSSTSVDKFGTLASPCGKGDAKGATDQGVSDTEIKIGYGDDRGFAKSPGLNKEMSDAVSAMIDWCNDQGGINGRKIVGTDYDAAMTQANSVMQDACRTQFMMVGHGFAMDQTSEQTRVACNMAAVPGFTVSPDAANGPMTYQGVPFPVDIANASAWFQMGEMHPDLKNDFALVGSTMPTIITSLTKTKSMAEAAGFKLKDCGVTINYEGEASYVPFAEKVKACGAKGLWTSRSPVPAEFNFFKAVDQVGIDPIILGEATWYGNAVQSFNKDSGLLDNLNAGMTFQMLENDKNAAVKQYKDLVAAKGGKTALLGMQSTSSFLLWATAAKECGSDLTRQCMINELSQIHEWDGGGLHAPSDPGKNIPAQCGLMVQIKGADYSQAFPTQGGEFKCDPQYLVKTDPSTWGTELNADRISTKYLNPNVITPKA, translated from the coding sequence GTGAAGAGAAACAAGACTGCCAAGCTGGTCGTGGCGCTCGCCGCGACCGCGGCCCTGGTCTCGGCCTGCGGCGGCGACCGCGGCGGCGACGCCGTCGTGCCGGGCACCGGATCGAGCGACGCGCAGGCGTCGTCGTCCACCTCGGTCGACAAGTTCGGCACCCTCGCCTCCCCGTGCGGCAAGGGCGACGCGAAGGGCGCCACCGACCAGGGCGTGTCCGACACCGAGATCAAGATCGGTTACGGCGACGATCGCGGCTTCGCCAAGAGCCCGGGCCTCAACAAGGAGATGTCCGACGCCGTCTCCGCGATGATCGACTGGTGCAACGATCAGGGCGGCATCAACGGCCGCAAGATCGTCGGCACCGACTACGACGCCGCGATGACGCAGGCGAACTCCGTCATGCAGGACGCCTGCCGCACCCAGTTCATGATGGTGGGCCACGGCTTCGCGATGGACCAGACGTCCGAGCAGACCCGCGTCGCGTGCAACATGGCCGCGGTCCCCGGCTTCACCGTCTCCCCGGACGCCGCCAACGGCCCCATGACCTACCAGGGCGTGCCGTTCCCCGTCGACATCGCGAATGCCTCCGCGTGGTTCCAGATGGGGGAGATGCACCCCGATCTCAAGAACGACTTCGCGCTGGTCGGCTCGACGATGCCAACCATCATCACGTCGCTCACCAAGACCAAGTCGATGGCCGAGGCCGCCGGCTTCAAGCTCAAGGACTGCGGCGTCACCATCAACTACGAGGGCGAGGCCAGCTACGTCCCATTCGCGGAGAAGGTGAAGGCCTGCGGTGCCAAGGGCCTGTGGACCTCGCGCTCCCCGGTCCCGGCCGAGTTCAACTTCTTCAAGGCCGTCGACCAGGTCGGCATCGATCCGATCATCCTCGGTGAGGCCACCTGGTACGGCAACGCGGTCCAGTCGTTCAACAAGGACAGCGGCCTGCTCGACAACCTCAATGCCGGCATGACCTTCCAGATGCTCGAGAACGACAAGAACGCGGCCGTCAAGCAGTACAAGGATCTGGTCGCGGCCAAGGGCGGCAAGACCGCGCTGCTCGGCATGCAGTCCACCTCCTCGTTCCTGCTGTGGGCCACCGCGGCCAAGGAGTGCGGCTCGGACCTGACCCGTCAGTGCATGATCAACGAGCTGTCCCAGATCCACGAGTGGGACGGCGGCGGACTCCACGCCCCGAGCGACCCGGGCAAGAACATCCCCGCACAGTGCGGCCTGATGGTCCAGATCAAGGGTGCCGACTACTCGCAGGCGTTCCCCACCCAGGGCGGCGAGTTCAAGTGCGACCCGCAGTACCTGGTCAAGACGGATCCGTCGACGTGGGGCACCGAGCTGAACGCGGACCGCATCTCCACCAAGTACCTGAACCCGAACGTGATCACGCCGAAGGCCTGA
- a CDS encoding ABC transporter ATP-binding protein → MPDTPILETRGITVRFGGHVAVNDVSITVERGAITGLIGPNGAGKTTLFNTITGLQKPASGKILLDGQDVTRLSPAKRANRGLARTFQRLELFLSLSVRDNIRVAGDIHRANTRSRIDVDAETDRILELTKLTDVADKDVSEIPTGRARVVEAARALMTSPRLLLLDEPASGQTEQETEDFAELLQQLAADGLAICLVEHDIPLVMKLCKHIHVLDYGAVLASGGPDQVRDDPAVIAAYIGTAEEAV, encoded by the coding sequence ATGCCTGACACCCCGATCCTCGAAACACGCGGGATCACAGTCCGTTTCGGCGGTCACGTGGCCGTCAACGACGTGAGCATCACCGTCGAGCGCGGGGCGATCACCGGACTGATCGGACCGAACGGCGCAGGCAAGACGACGCTGTTCAACACGATCACCGGGCTCCAGAAGCCGGCGTCAGGCAAGATCCTGCTCGACGGCCAGGACGTCACGCGGCTGTCACCCGCCAAGCGCGCGAACAGGGGTCTGGCCCGCACCTTCCAGCGGCTCGAGCTGTTCCTGTCGCTGTCGGTGCGGGACAACATTCGCGTCGCCGGGGACATCCACAGGGCGAACACCCGCAGCAGGATCGACGTGGACGCCGAGACCGATCGGATCCTCGAGCTCACCAAGCTCACGGACGTCGCCGACAAGGACGTCTCGGAGATCCCCACCGGACGGGCCCGTGTCGTCGAGGCCGCACGAGCCCTGATGACGTCGCCGCGGCTGCTGCTGCTCGACGAGCCGGCGTCCGGTCAGACCGAACAGGAGACCGAGGACTTCGCGGAACTGCTCCAGCAACTCGCTGCGGACGGCCTCGCGATCTGCCTCGTCGAGCACGACATCCCGCTGGTGATGAAGCTGTGCAAGCACATTCACGTGCTCGACTACGGCGCCGTCCTCGCGTCGGGCGGCCCGGATCAGGTCCGTGACGACCCGGCGGTGATCGCCGCCTACATCGGCACCGCAGAGGAGGCAGTGTGA
- a CDS encoding VOC family protein: MEILSSRTILRPRDYEVTLSFYRDLLGLAIAREYPGGTVFFAGQGLIEVTSHGGSELESPFAGALWMQVRNLADAQAELVRAEVPIVREARQEPWGLHEMWIADPDDVPIVLVQIPEDHPIRRDLR; this comes from the coding sequence GTGGAGATACTGAGCAGCAGGACGATTCTGCGCCCCAGGGACTACGAGGTGACGTTGTCGTTCTACCGCGACCTTCTCGGGCTCGCCATTGCGCGTGAATATCCCGGCGGGACGGTGTTCTTCGCCGGGCAGGGGCTGATCGAGGTGACGTCGCACGGCGGCAGCGAACTCGAGTCGCCGTTCGCCGGCGCGCTCTGGATGCAGGTGCGGAACCTCGCGGACGCCCAGGCCGAGCTGGTCCGAGCCGAGGTGCCCATCGTGCGCGAGGCACGCCAGGAACCGTGGGGGCTGCACGAGATGTGGATTGCGGACCCCGACGACGTCCCGATCGTGCTGGTGCAGATCCCGGAGGACCATCCGATCCGCCGTGATCTGCGCTGA
- a CDS encoding PaaI family thioesterase: MSEQLRTDAATGDDVHAHHGGFPVFTPVEAGPNFGRFVESFRRLQDLAVSTHIPDDVTEQAIAQAAALAALIEPYQVPEGGSPAGFNSDLPGRGSLLLLPWIFERNGVDGVRGRGMFRMFHRGGNGAAHGGTIGLLFDDLLGMIVHEAGHPIARTGYLHVNYRKVTPIETELVIEGRVDRVEGRKIFCTAELRDLDGTVLADCEALMVQLLPGQP; the protein is encoded by the coding sequence ATGAGCGAACAACTGCGGACCGACGCCGCCACCGGGGACGACGTCCACGCACATCACGGCGGATTCCCGGTGTTCACGCCGGTCGAGGCGGGCCCGAACTTCGGTCGGTTCGTCGAGTCGTTCCGGCGGCTACAGGATCTCGCGGTCTCGACGCACATCCCCGACGACGTCACGGAGCAGGCGATCGCGCAGGCCGCGGCGCTCGCCGCGCTCATCGAGCCGTACCAGGTCCCGGAGGGCGGGTCGCCGGCCGGCTTCAACTCGGACCTGCCCGGCCGCGGCAGCCTGCTGCTCCTGCCGTGGATTTTCGAGCGGAACGGCGTCGACGGAGTCCGGGGCCGTGGGATGTTCCGCATGTTCCACCGCGGCGGCAACGGCGCCGCGCACGGCGGCACGATCGGGCTGCTGTTCGACGACCTGCTCGGCATGATCGTCCACGAGGCGGGCCACCCGATCGCCCGCACCGGATACCTGCATGTCAACTACCGCAAGGTCACGCCGATCGAGACCGAACTCGTGATCGAGGGGCGCGTGGACCGCGTCGAGGGCCGCAAGATCTTCTGCACCGCCGAGCTGCGCGACCTCGACGGGACGGTCCTGGCCGACTGCGAGGCCCTGATGGTCCAGCTGCTGCCGGGCCAGCCGTGA
- a CDS encoding o-succinylbenzoate synthase — protein sequence MTEVPPLAEVLAGARVVSLPMRVRFRGITTREAVLLEGPAGWGEFAPFPEYDDAEAAHWLRAGLEAAWLGPPTPVRDRVPVNATVPAIAPDQVPEILARFPGARTAKVKVAEKGQSLADDVARVNAVRALIPNVRVDANGGWGVEEAVRALTALTADGPLEYAEQPCASVPELVEVRRRLPGVPIAADESIRRAEDPLRVVRAGGAGVAVVKVPPLGGMRRLLALADELAGHGVPVVVSSALDTAVGMGAGLAAAAALPDLRHACGLGTGGLFAADVTAAPRTMSDGSLDVCPVVPDPARVSELAAPAERAGWWLARLRRCYELLVVGGGTSLV from the coding sequence GTGACGGAAGTCCCGCCGCTCGCCGAGGTTCTGGCGGGCGCCCGCGTCGTGAGCCTGCCCATGCGGGTTCGCTTCCGGGGCATCACCACTCGCGAGGCCGTGCTGCTCGAGGGCCCCGCCGGGTGGGGCGAGTTCGCGCCGTTCCCCGAGTACGACGACGCCGAGGCCGCGCACTGGCTGCGGGCCGGGCTCGAGGCCGCGTGGCTCGGCCCGCCGACGCCGGTGCGGGACCGGGTGCCGGTCAATGCGACCGTCCCCGCGATCGCCCCGGACCAGGTGCCGGAGATCCTCGCGCGGTTCCCCGGCGCCCGCACCGCGAAGGTCAAGGTCGCCGAGAAGGGACAGAGCCTCGCCGACGATGTCGCGCGCGTGAACGCGGTGCGCGCGCTGATCCCCAACGTGCGGGTCGACGCCAACGGCGGCTGGGGCGTCGAGGAAGCGGTCCGCGCGCTCACGGCTCTCACGGCCGACGGCCCGCTCGAGTACGCCGAGCAGCCGTGCGCGAGCGTGCCGGAACTGGTCGAGGTCCGGCGCCGACTGCCGGGTGTCCCGATCGCCGCTGACGAGAGCATCCGCCGCGCCGAGGACCCCCTGCGGGTCGTGCGCGCGGGCGGCGCGGGCGTCGCGGTCGTGAAGGTGCCGCCGCTGGGCGGCATGCGCCGCCTGCTCGCGCTCGCCGACGAACTCGCCGGGCACGGGGTGCCGGTCGTCGTCTCGAGTGCCCTGGACACCGCCGTCGGGATGGGCGCCGGACTGGCCGCGGCCGCCGCGCTGCCGGACCTGCGACACGCCTGCGGCCTCGGCACCGGGGGCCTGTTCGCCGCCGATGTCACGGCCGCGCCCCGCACGATGTCCGACGGCAGCCTGGACGTTTGTCCAGTCGTCCCGGACCCCGCCCGCGTGTCCGAACTGGCCGCCCCGGCCGAGCGCGCCGGGTGGTGGCTCGCGCGGCTGCGCCGCTGTTACGAACTGCTCGTGGTCGGCGGGGGTACCAGCCTCGTATAG
- a CDS encoding ABC transporter permease, which produces MDTFVTFTILGLVLGSVYAIAASGLVLTYNTSGIFNFAHGAQAMLGAFLYWQLKYGWDLPTPVALVITVGVAGPLMGLLLYALIMRGLRDTAEVTKIVVTVSIMLGMLALSQWFWHPEDPRTMKMFFGDESRFSFLGATIHTHEIICLVAAVLIAVGLRFLFTRTRVGVSMRGVVDDPDLLRLNGHNPERIAAFSWALGSTLAVLAGILVTPISGGTLEANMLTLLVIDAFAAAMFGRLRSIPRTFVGSIVLGLAGTYVLGYFPAEWTWTSNFRVSLPMIALFVVLIVLPQDRLRGTAVRTRERYSVPSVRKAVAWGVALIVIVYLIRLLMVESAITTLTLGVSFAIIALSLTLLTGYAGEMNLASVSFGAISTIVAFHFGISGTGLAARMNIWGLILGTLAAAIIGGLVALPALRLRGLYLALATMAFGVFLSNMVLRDTTEHELFGVKFSIFTGGSLVIPPIKIGPLDLSNQTAFLMTATALFVVLAIGVIALRNSGYGRRLAAMKDSPAASAMLGQNLVKLKLSVFMLSAGIAGLGGILMSSAIGAVSNENFSIMISLTILMLTVVAGIGYVTGAFFGGLMAGVGFAVIMVSFNNLASGQPELEGLWTFMGHLAAVSPALIGMGVGKNPSGSVHDVIEGYRRLRNAKPVLIGGAAVVALAYVLALTGVLGNWWFATIAIVTVFMLPVVGQMAMPEAVLGKEAAAAAKGVPPEAVGIDEPYTEESLAALDRELGLPAVVTAHTVAATEQFADESKELSVHA; this is translated from the coding sequence ATGGACACATTCGTGACGTTCACGATCCTGGGTCTGGTCCTGGGTTCGGTGTACGCAATCGCCGCCTCCGGGCTGGTGCTCACCTACAACACGTCCGGCATCTTCAACTTCGCGCACGGCGCGCAGGCGATGCTCGGCGCCTTCCTCTACTGGCAGCTGAAGTACGGCTGGGATCTGCCGACGCCGGTGGCGCTGGTCATCACCGTCGGCGTGGCCGGGCCGCTCATGGGCCTGCTGCTGTACGCCCTGATCATGCGCGGTCTCCGTGACACCGCCGAGGTCACCAAGATCGTCGTCACGGTATCGATCATGCTCGGCATGCTCGCGCTCTCCCAGTGGTTCTGGCATCCCGAGGATCCCCGGACCATGAAGATGTTCTTCGGCGACGAGAGTCGGTTCTCGTTCCTCGGGGCCACGATCCACACGCACGAGATCATCTGCCTGGTCGCCGCGGTTCTCATCGCCGTCGGCCTGCGCTTCCTGTTCACCCGCACCCGTGTCGGGGTCTCGATGCGGGGCGTCGTCGACGACCCCGACCTGCTGCGTCTCAACGGGCACAATCCCGAGCGCATTGCCGCGTTCTCGTGGGCGCTCGGATCCACCCTCGCGGTCCTCGCCGGAATCCTGGTCACCCCGATCAGCGGTGGCACCCTCGAGGCGAACATGCTGACGCTGCTCGTCATCGACGCCTTCGCCGCGGCGATGTTCGGCCGGCTGCGCAGCATCCCGCGCACGTTCGTCGGCTCGATCGTCCTCGGCCTGGCCGGAACCTACGTGCTCGGTTACTTCCCGGCCGAGTGGACGTGGACCTCCAACTTCCGCGTCTCGCTGCCGATGATCGCGCTGTTCGTCGTCCTCATCGTGCTGCCGCAGGACCGCTTGCGCGGCACAGCCGTCCGTACTCGCGAGCGCTACTCCGTCCCGTCGGTCCGCAAGGCCGTCGCCTGGGGTGTGGCGTTGATCGTCATCGTCTACCTGATCCGTCTGCTCATGGTCGAGTCCGCGATCACCACCCTCACCCTGGGCGTCTCGTTCGCGATCATCGCGCTGTCGCTGACCCTGCTCACCGGGTACGCCGGTGAGATGAATCTGGCGTCGGTGTCGTTCGGCGCCATCTCCACGATCGTCGCGTTCCACTTCGGTATCTCCGGAACCGGGCTCGCCGCCCGCATGAACATCTGGGGCCTGATCCTCGGAACGCTGGCGGCCGCGATCATCGGCGGTCTGGTCGCCCTGCCGGCACTGCGCCTGCGCGGCCTGTACCTGGCGCTCGCGACGATGGCGTTCGGTGTGTTCCTCAGCAACATGGTGCTTCGTGACACCACCGAGCACGAACTCTTCGGCGTCAAGTTCTCGATCTTCACCGGCGGCTCCCTCGTGATCCCGCCGATCAAGATCGGACCCCTGGACCTGAGCAACCAGACGGCGTTCCTCATGACCGCCACCGCGCTGTTCGTGGTGCTGGCCATCGGTGTCATCGCGCTGCGCAACAGTGGCTACGGCCGCCGCCTCGCCGCGATGAAGGACAGCCCGGCCGCGTCGGCGATGCTCGGACAGAACCTCGTCAAGCTCAAGCTCAGCGTCTTCATGCTCTCGGCCGGCATCGCCGGGCTCGGCGGCATCCTGATGTCGAGCGCGATCGGCGCGGTCTCCAACGAGAACTTCTCCATCATGATCAGCCTGACGATCCTCATGCTCACCGTCGTCGCGGGCATCGGCTACGTCACCGGCGCGTTCTTCGGCGGGCTCATGGCCGGCGTCGGGTTCGCGGTGATCATGGTGTCGTTCAACAACCTCGCCTCCGGGCAGCCCGAGCTAGAGGGTCTGTGGACGTTCATGGGTCACCTCGCCGCCGTCAGCCCCGCGCTGATCGGTATGGGCGTCGGCAAGAACCCCTCCGGGTCGGTGCACGACGTCATCGAGGGGTACCGCCGCCTGCGGAACGCCAAGCCCGTGCTCATCGGCGGCGCCGCGGTCGTGGCCCTGGCCTACGTCCTGGCACTGACCGGCGTGCTCGGCAACTGGTGGTTCGCGACCATCGCGATCGTCACCGTGTTCATGCTCCCGGTCGTCGGCCAGATGGCCATGCCGGAAGCGGTGCTGGGCAAGGAGGCCGCAGCGGCCGCGAAGGGCGTCCCGCCCGAGGCGGTCGGGATCGACGAGCCGTACACCGAGGAGAGCCTCGCGGCCCTCGACCGCGAACTGGGACTGCCCGCCGTCGTCACGGCCCACACCGTGGCCGCGACGGAGCAGTTCGCCGACGAGTCCAAGGAGTTGAGTGTCCATGCCTGA
- a CDS encoding 1,4-dihydroxy-2-naphthoyl-CoA synthase produces the protein MTFDPQLWRPVPGFENLTDITYHRHVTEGIVRIAFDRPEVRNAFRPHTVDELYRTLDHARMTSDVGCVLLTGNGPSEKDGGWAFCSGGDQRIRGRSGYQYASGETAETVDPARAGRLHILEVQRLIRFMPKVVIALVNGWAAGGGHSLHVTCDLTLASREHARFKQTDADVGSFDGGYGSAYLAKMVGQKFAREIFFLGDTYTAEEMHQMGAVNRVVDHDELENVAIEWGTKINGKSPQAQRMLKYAFNLQDDGLVGQQLFAGEATRLAYMTDEAVEGRDSFLQKRDPDWSPYPWYY, from the coding sequence GTGACCTTCGACCCGCAGCTCTGGCGCCCCGTACCCGGTTTCGAGAACCTCACCGACATCACGTACCACCGGCATGTCACGGAGGGCATCGTCCGCATCGCGTTCGATCGCCCCGAGGTGCGAAACGCGTTCCGCCCGCACACCGTCGACGAGCTGTACCGCACGCTCGACCACGCCCGCATGACGTCCGACGTCGGCTGCGTGCTGCTCACCGGCAACGGCCCCAGCGAGAAGGACGGCGGCTGGGCGTTCTGCTCGGGCGGCGACCAGCGCATCCGCGGCCGCAGCGGCTACCAGTACGCCAGCGGCGAGACGGCGGAGACCGTCGATCCCGCGCGCGCCGGCCGGCTGCACATCCTCGAGGTGCAGCGCCTGATCCGCTTCATGCCCAAGGTCGTCATCGCCTTGGTCAACGGCTGGGCCGCCGGCGGCGGACACAGCCTGCACGTCACGTGCGACCTCACGCTCGCGTCCCGTGAGCACGCCCGTTTCAAGCAGACCGACGCCGACGTGGGCAGCTTCGACGGCGGCTACGGCAGCGCGTACCTCGCGAAGATGGTGGGCCAGAAGTTCGCCCGCGAGATCTTCTTCCTCGGCGACACCTACACCGCCGAGGAGATGCACCAGATGGGCGCGGTCAACCGGGTCGTCGACCACGACGAGCTCGAGAACGTCGCGATCGAGTGGGGCACCAAGATCAACGGCAAGTCGCCGCAGGCGCAGCGCATGCTCAAGTACGCGTTCAACCTGCAGGACGACGGCCTGGTGGGCCAGCAGCTGTTCGCCGGCGAGGCCACCCGCCTGGCGTACATGACCGACGAGGCCGTCGAGGGCCGGGACTCGTTCCTGCAGAAGCGCGACCCCGACTGGTCGCCCTACCCCTGGTATTACTGA